The Aeromonas veronii genome includes the window GACATCCGGCCCGATGAAGACCCGGGTGATCTGGCCCTGCACCGGCGTTCTCGGCGAGGTCTGGGCCGAATAGCCGGCGGCCCGCAGCTTGCTCACCAGGGCATTGACACTGTCTGCGTTCTTGAAGGCGCCGAGTTGCAGGATCCAGCTGCCCTGGGCCGGGGCGGCGGCCGGTGCCGGCGTGGCGGTCGTCATCTTGCTCGCGATGAGATCGTCCATGGTCTTGATCTGGCCAACCTGCGGCTTGCTCGGCTCGGGCTTTTTCACCTCCACCGGCTTGGGCGGAACCGGTTTTGGCTTGGGCTGCTCCACCGGTTTCTGGGCCACTACCACGGGTTTGGGCTGGGCAACCGGCTGGGTCACCGGCGCCGTGGCCGGTTGCTGTACCGGCTGGGCTGCGGGCTGCTGGCCGTTGTCGGCCAGCGTCACGGTATTGCCAATCTCCTCCACCTGCCACTGCTGGGCCGCAGCGGCCTGCTGCTGGCTCGCCGCATGTTCCGCCGGCAGAGTGCTGGCGGCCGAGACCTGCAACTCGGGCTTGGCGGGCTCCAGCTCGGGGCGCAGGGGGATATTGGCAAAGGCCTCGTCCTTTTGCTCCAGCTTGTTGCCATCCATCAGATCCGGCAGAAAGATGACCACCAGGGCGACCAGGATGACGGTCCCCACCAATCTGTTTTGAAACTTAGAAGCCAAGTTAATTCCCACCCATGTTACTTAGAATGCACTGCTATTTCTGCAGATTTCAGTGATAACTGACCACCCAGTGGCATCGAGACCAGATGAACTGCTACCCATGCGATCTTGTTAGGCATCTGATGCCAAAAGTCCAGGCTCGCGACCAGCCCATCAGGCCTTCGTCGCCAGCACCTCGGCGACAGTGTAAAACGAGCCGAACACAATGACCATATCATCAGGACTCGATGCGGCCAGTGCAGCCCCATAAGCCTCGGTCACTGACGCAAATTGTGCGCCCGGTCCCTGCTCATGCAGGGCGGCCGCCAACTGGGCCGAGGCGGCGGCGCGGGGGCCATGGAGGCTCGCAAGATACCACTCATCGATGAGCCCCGTCAGCTCGGCCAGGGAGCCCGCCATGTCTTTGTCCTTGAGCATGCCGACCACGGCACGTCGTTTCCCCGAGCAGGGGATCTGGCGCAGCTGGCTGGCAAGATAGGCCGCCGAATGGGGATTGTGGGCCACATCGACGATGACCAGGGGATCCTGTTGCAGGCGCTGCATGCGTCCCGCGAGGCGCGCATCCGCCAGCCCCTGGCGAATGGCAGCCTCCGGCAACGGCAAGCCGAGGGATTCGAGCGCCGCCAGCACCGTCACCGCGTTCATCAGCGGCAGGGCGGGCTTGGGCAAACCCTGCCAGTGGTGCAGGCCATGGTAATCCCAGTGATCGCCCTGCTCATCCCCATGAAAATCCACCCCGACCTGGCGCAGACAGGCACCCAGACGGTGCGCTTCGCTGGCGATGGTGGCGGGCGGGTTGGGCTCGCCGCTGATGGCGGGTTTTCCCTTGCGATAGACGCCAGCCTTCTCAACCGCCACCGCCTCCCGGGTATCCCCGAGCCAGTCGCAGTGATCCAGCGCGATGGAGGTGATCATGGCCACATCGGATTCCACCACATTGGTGGCATCGAGCCGACCGCCCAGCCCCACTTCCAGCAGGAGCACGTCCGGCGCGGCACGGCAAAACAGCCAGAGCCCGGCCAGGGTCGCGAACTCGAAGAAGGTGAGCGCTATCTCGGCGCGGGCGGCCTCCACGGCGGCAAACGCGGCGCAGTGTTCCTCATCGGGCAGCTCGGCACCATCGAGTCGCACCCGCTCGGTGAAACGCAGCAGGTGCGGCGAGGAGTAGACGCCGACCTTGTAACCGGCCGCCATCAGTATGCTGGCAGCCATGGCGCAGGAGGAACCCTTGCCGTTGGTACCCGCCACCGTCACGACCTTGAACGGCAGTTCGGTGAGCCCCATGCGGCGCGCGACGGCACCGACCCTATCCAGCCCCATGTCGATATTGACCGGGTGGATCTGCTCCAAATAAGAAAGCCAGTCGCTGAGCGACCGGCTTTGGGAAGATTGCATCTGTGAACTCATCTTACGGCTCGATTCACTCTTCGATGACGTGAGTGTTCATCAGCTTGGCCAGCAGGCCGGCCAGGCGGTCACGCATCTCGCGCCGGTCGATGATGAGATCGATGGCGCCCTTCTCCAGCAGGAACTCGGAGCGCTGGAAGCCTTCCGGCAGCTTCTCGCGCACGGTCTGCTCGATGACGCGCGGGCCGGCGAAGCCGATCAACGCCTTGGGCTCGCCCACGTTGATGTCACCCAGCATGGCGAGACTCGCGGAGACGCCACCCATGGTGGGGTCGGTCAGCACGGAGATGAAGGGCAGACCGGCCTTGGTGAGTCGGTCCAGCGCCGCACTGGTCTTGGCCATCTGCATCAGGGAGAACAGTGCCTCCTGCATGCGCGCCCCGCCGGAGGTGGAGAAGCAGACCAGGCCACGACCTTCCTTGATGCTCTCCTCGACGGCGCGCACGAAGCGGGCACCGACCACGGAGGACATGGAGCCACCGATGAAGGAGAACTCGAACGAACAGGCGACGACCGGTACCCCCTTGAGGGTTCCTTTCATCACCACCAGCGCATCTTTTTCTCCCGTCTCTTTCTGGGCGGCAGACAAACGATCCTTGTAGCGCTTGGAATCCTTGAATTTCAAGATGTCCTGCGGCTCCAGCTCGGCAGCAACCTCGCTGCGGCCTTCTACGTCGAGGAAGCTCTCGAGACGGGCGCGGGCACTGATCCGCATATGATGATCGCACTTGGGGCACACTTCGAGATTGCGCTCCAGTTCTGCCCGGTAGAGTACCTGTTCGCAAGACGTGCACTTGGTCCACACCCCTTCCGGGATGTTGTGACGACGCGGTGTAGTGATCTTGCTCTTGGGAAGGATCTTCTCAAGCCAGCTCATGGAATTCCTTAATGCTTTTGTGCCTGACAAAACACATCGGGCCTTGGTTGTTCAATGACTTAAGGGCTCGATGGCAATAAATAACGGGTCATTAAACCACAAATTTTCGGGCCCAGTTACTAAAAACTGGTCGTACCCGGTGCCGAGTCCGGCAGCCAGAGCGGACCGAGTGGCAACTGCGGCAGGCCGAACTCGGCCGGGTAATCCACGTCTACCAGATAGAGGCCTCCCGCCTTGGCGGTGGGGCCGGCCAGGTTGCGATCCTTCTGGGCCAGCACCTCGGCAATCCACTCCACCGGTTTCTGCCCCTGCCCCACCAGCAACAGGGAGCCGGTGATGTTGCGCACCATGTGGTGCAGGAAGGCGTTGGCCTTGATGTCGAGCACGATATAGGGACCGGAGCGGCTGACGCACAGGTGGGTCACGTTGCGCCAGGGGGTGTTGGACTGGCAGGCGATGGCCCGGAAGGTACTGAAGTCATGCTCCCCGAGCAGGCTCTGGCCCGCCTGATGCATCAGCGCCGCGTCTATGGTCTCGTGATAGTGGCTGACGCCGCTACCCAGGATCGCCGGGCGGTAGTTGTGGTTGTAGATGATGTAGCGATAGCGGCGGGCGGTGGCGCTGAAGCGGGCATGGAAGTTTTCATCCACCTCCTTGACCCAGCGCACCCCGATGTCCGGCGGCAGATTGGAATTCAGGCCCAGCGTCCAGGCGGACTCGGCACGATTGGACTCGGTATCGAAGTGGATCACCTGACCGGTGCCGTGGACCCCGGCGTCGGTCCGCCCGGCGCACTGGATGGAGACCGGATGGTTGGCGATGCGGCTGATGGCTTTTTCAAGCTCTTCCTGGACGCTGATCACTTCTCGCTGACGCTGCCAGCCGAAATACCGGCTGCCGTCATATTCAATACCTAGGGCAATTCGCATGGATGAAACTTGTCTTCTGGGGAAAGGATGAAAGAAACGGGGCGGATTATACCCGCTCGGGGCAAAAGTCCCAAACCCGTGACCTCAAGCAGGCGGGGGCCCACGGCCGGGCGCTCTCCCCCTGAGGGCCCAAGCCTTGGCAGACGAGCAGGCCGCTTCTGAAACGAAAAGGCAGCCCGCAGGCTGCCTTGCAATCGATGGTCAGGCTTATCCCAGCCGTTTGAGCAGCTTTTCAGCCTCGTTGCGCTGGTGCTCGCTGCCCTGGGCCGCCGCCTCTTGCAACAGCTCGCGGGCGCTCTCCTTGTCGTCGATCTCGAGGTAGGCGCGGGCCAGATCCAGCTTGGCCCCCACACCGCCATCGTCCGCATCCACGTCAAAACCGGTGGACTCCGGCAATACCTCGGGGAAACCATCCAGCCCCACATCCAGGGAGAAGCCCTGATACGGCTCCTGCTCGGCGTTGCTGGCATTGGCCTCCGCCAATAACTTGTCTATCTCCACAAAGTCGTTCGCCTGAGCCTGTTCGCGGGGCTTAACCTCATGTGGCTGCTCCGCGTGGGGCTCCACCTCGGTGAAGGCATCCTCGAAATCGGCGAGGGCCAATTCGTTGGGATCCCAGGCGTCCTGCGGCATTGGCTTCGCGGCCGGCTTCGGCTCGGGCTCGAGACCGAGCTCCGCCAGCATGTCGTCCACGTCGCTCTTGCCATAGGCTGCGGCATCCTTGGGCGCCACCGCCTTGTCATCGACAGGCTCGTCGAAGGCCGACTCGAAATCGCTCAGGTCGAAATTGGCCGGATCGTCGTCCCGGCTGCGCTGGGCCCCGTCAGACACAGTGGCCGCATCGGCGTCGAGGTCCGCATCCAGATCGGCAAAGAGCGCCGCTTGCAGCTCCTCTTCGCTCATGACCTCATCGGCCGCCCGCTTGGGAGCATCGAACTCCCGGGAGAGATCGAGATCCGGCTCGGACTCTATGTCGAAGTCACCCTCGTGGGCCAGATCCAGTTCGGGTACCAGATCCGGGTCACGATTTGCCGTGGTGACCGCAGGTTCAACGTCGAAAGCGGAGAGGGCCAGCTCACCGTCATCGCTGAAGATGACATCATTCTTGCCCTGGCCTTCATCCAGCGCCCGCTCGGCCTCCGGACCGTTCAGATCCGGCATGGGGCGCATGGGTTCGTCATCGGCGATGCCCACCGTCATCAGCTGATCGAACTCGCTGTTCTCGTCCCCCATCACCATGGCGGTGGATTCAGAGAGGCTCTTCTCCTGCTCTTCCAGCTCTCGCCGGGCACGAGCCCGCAGCCAGAGCGTCACCAGCGCCAGCACCAGCAGCACAGGCAGCAAGATGATCATGGCGAGGTTGAGCGGCGAGGAGAGCAGCTCCATCACCCAGTTCTGCTTGGGCTCGGGGGCCACCACGGGAGGCACTGGCTGGGCCTTGAGCTCGGCCACCTCTTTTTGCAGCGCCGTCTGATCCTGCAACTGGGCCTTGAGGGTCTCCACCTCTTCGGTCAGAGATTGCAGGCGCAGCTTGAGCCTGTGGTTCATCTCGGTGACCTGGCCGAGCTGGGCGTTGGCATCTTCCAGTGCCAGCGCCATCTCGGTGGACGGTTTGCCGACCGGCGCCGCCACATCGGCAGGCAGCGGGGCTGGCGCCGTGCCGGCGGCTGCACTCACCGGCGTAACAACGGGCTCGGCGGTCTTGGCAATCGCCTTCACCTCGCTCGCCGGTTGCGGCGACGTCACCTTGGGGGCCACCGGAAGGGGAGCCGCCTTGGCGACTGGCGCCTTGGCGGGCACGGCCGCGGCTTTGGGGTGAGCCTTGGCGGTTTCGGCCTGCTTGCTGGCCAGATATTTGGGGCTCAGCCCCTTCCAGCTGGCGTTGTCACTGTTGAAGCGGCGACGGGCCTCGGCGTCCGTGATGCGGCCTGCTTCGGCTGCCGTCGGCAGCAGGATGCGGGAACCCACCAGGATGTGATTGATGTTGCCATCGGCAAAACTGCGGGGATTCTTGTCGTAGATCGCCACCATGGTCTGGTAGACGGTCACCCGGTTGGAGGGGCGATGCTTGCTCGCGAGGCTCCAGAGGGTATCGGTGGAACGAACCGGACCATAACTGCCGGCCTGGGTGCTCGGCACCTGACGGACGATGGGCTGCACCTTGGGCAAGGTGACGGGGGCGACCGGCTGAGCCTGGGGCTGTGGCTGCACGGCGGGGGGCGGCGAGCCATCCGGTCCCTTGAGCTCCACGAAGAAAGGCTCGCGTCCCCCGTCGTCGGCCTGAACCGTACCCAGAAGACCCAATGCCAGTAGCGTTGCCAGCGTTATGCGGGAATGTCCCATGTTCGTTCCTTCGTATGACGGCCCTATCACATTGAAAAATCTGGATAGTTACCCCAAAACAATCGGCTCAATATAAATCAGGCGTGAGTCTCAAGCCAGTGATCCGACACATTTAGCCTTCAACTCGTGCCAGCGCACCGAGATCCGGCGAGAAAAAAGCTTAATTCACTGATCTCACGTGACATTGTCACATTGCCTGTCGACGCCATCAGTCACACCCCAGCCCCCTGATGCCGACCGGCGCACGGGGCGGGGCTCCCTCCCCACCCGGCACCATCAATGGACTCAGAGGTAGTCGCGCACCAACAGTTCGGCAATCTGCACGCTGTTGGTCGCCGCGCCCTTACGAACGTTATCGGCCACGATCCACATATTGATACCGCTGGGATGAGAAATATCCTGGCGCACCCGTCCCACCAGCACCTCATCCTTGCCGGTAGCGTCGCGCACCGGGGTCGGATAGTCGGCGTCATCATCGAACAGGGTCACGCCTGGCGCATTGCGCAGCAGATCCTTGACCTGCTCGGCATCGAGCGGCTGGTGCAGTTCGACGTGCACCGCTTCGGCATGACCGTAGAAGACAGGCACCCGCACGCAGGTGGGGTTCACGGCGATGCTGGCATCTCCCAGGATCTTCTGGGTCTCCCACACCATCTTCATCTCTTCCCGGGTGTAGCCGTTGTCGGTGAAGGCGTCGATCTGCGGAATGAGGTTGAAGGCGATCTGCTGCGGGTAGAGGCTCGGCTCCACCGGGCGACCGTTGAGCAGATGGGCGGTCTGGCCCGCCAGCTCGCTCACCCCCTCCTTGCCGGAGCCGGAGACGGACTGATAGGTCGCCACGTTGATGCGGGCGATCCCCACCTCGTCCTGCAGGGGCTTCAGCGCCACCAGCATCTGGATGGTGGAGCAGTTCGGGTTGGCGATGATGTTGCGATTGCGAAAATCGGCCAGGGCGTCCGGGTTCACCTCGGGGATCACCAGGGGGATGTCCTCGTCGTAACGGAAGCAGGAGGTGTTGTCGATGACGATGCAGCCATGTTCGGCGGCAATCGGCGCCCACTTGGCGGAGACCTCGGCACCGGCGGAGAAGAGGGCTATCTGTACCTGACTCCAGTCAAACTCCTCCACATCCAGGATCTCGACGTTCTTGCCACCAAAGCGCACCGTGTCGCCAGCGCTGCGGCTGGAGGCCAGCGGGTAGAGGGTCGCCACCGGGAAGGCACGCTCTTCCAGGATCTCGATCATGGCTTCACCCACGGCGCCGCTCGCGCCCAATACCGCTACGTTGAATTGCTGACTCATGTTCTCTCCTCTAAATGGTCCGGTGACGCACTGGCATCACCCTGTGGCAGACGGCGCTGCCCGATAACGAGTTTGGCATGGCGCCAAGCCCAGCGAGGGCGGGCCCCGCAAAGAGGCCCGCCCACATGTATTCATGACGCCCGCGCTAGTCGGGCTGGATGGTGAACCCCAGCCGGGCCAGGGCGTCCCCGGCGAAGGGGCCCGTGAGGCGCAGGGAGGAAAACTCCCGCCGCTCCGGGTATTGCTTGCGCTGCTCATCGAAGCTGCCGGCCTGATGGAGGCGATTGCGAAAACGGGCATCGTCCCGGCGCACGTCATAGATGAGGTGAACGAGTTGCTTGAGCAAGGCCTGATCCGTCGCCACCCCGGGGGTCAGTTCACGCACCTCGGGAGCCGGCAGCAGGGCTTGCAGATCCTGGCGCGGGGGGCGTCCCAGTTGCTGACAGAGCGCCTGATAGAGCATCCAGGTACCGCGGGCCTTGCCCTCCAGGCTGTAGCCGGCGATGTGCGGGGTGGCCAGCTCGGTATAAGGCACCAGGGCCCTCAATGGCTTGGGTTCCCCTTCCCACACGTCCATCACCAGTCGCAGCGGCGCATCTCCCTGCTGGCGGGCGAGCAGGGCCTGGTTGTCCCACACCTCGCCGCGGGCGGCGTTGATGAGGAATTTGCCCGCAGGCAGGGTGGCGATCTCCCGCTCCCCCAGCAGGTGGAAGGTGGCATCCGGGCCGCCGTGGGTGATGGGCACGTGGAAGCTGACGATGTCGGCGCCAAGGGCCGTCTGGTAGTCGACGAAATGGGTCGCCTCGCCCGCACTGGCGGCGCGAGCACGGGGCGGATCGCAGCGCAGCACTCGCATGCCGAGAGCCTCGGCCTTGCCCGCCACGCACTCGCCGGTGTTGCCGGCGCCGATGACGGCGAGGCTCATCTCGCTCAACGTCAGCTCATGGCGTTCAGCCAGCACCAGCAGGGCGGAGATCACATAGTCTCCCACCGAGTACTTGTTGCAACCGGGGGCGCTGAAGAAGGGAATGCCCCGCGCCGCCAGCAGGGCGCTGTCGACGTGATCCCGACCGATGGTGGCGGTGCCGACGAAGCCGAGTCTGGGGCAGTTGGCGAGCAAGCTGGCATCCACCCGGGTCACGGAACGCACCAGCAGCACGTCCGCATCCTGCAGATCCGCCGCCGAGATCTGTCGTCCGGGCAGGGGGATCACCTCGCCAAACTCCGCAAACAGCTCCCGGGCATGGGGCATATTTTCATCAACAACGATTTTCATCAGTTTCTCTTATGAACTCGATGGCCCACAACCGGCCACGGGGGCGCCATTCTAGCGCAAAGCGCCCCGAGTTTCAGAGGCTTAATTCAGGCTCGTCCACCACCACAGCCCCGGCACCAGGGCTCCCCCCCCTCCCCCTTGTCCGGGGCCAGCCAATTGTAACCACATGTTGTTGGCCGGCCTTGGCACCTTGACCTCGAGGGCCTGGCTGGCACAATGACGCCTCTTTTTTGGCGGCCGCCACGCCGCCCACCAGATGAGCCCGATGATGCCGACCTCTTCCTCTTCGTTGCCGCGCCGCCAGGTATTGAGATTCAGCGCCGCCCTGATCCTGCCGCTGGCCCTGCTGGCCTGCCTGCCCTGGCATCCCTTCCTGAGCGATGCCCTGCAGTCCGCCTGGCTCTGGTGGCCCTATGCCCTCTCCCGCATGGTGGACATCCCCGGCATCGCCATCAGCACCCTGGGACTGGTGCTGCTGACCCGACACAAGCTGACGCTCAGCCTGCCCGCCCTGCTGGCCCTGTGCGCCACCCTGTTCGCCGTGCTGGCCGGGGACTGGCTCATCAAGAGCCTCATCAAGCAGCTCACCGAGGAGCCGCGCCCCTATCTGCTCTGGCTGGCGGGGCAGAACCTCATCCCCGATATCCGCCAGTTCTACGAGGGCAGCAGTGCCCTTCGCACCGAGCAGGTCCACGCCGCCAGCCAGCTGCTGGCGCTGCCCGCCTGGCTCGGCAATCACTGGCAGGGCGGGGTGAACTACGCCTTCCCCTCCGGTCATAGCATCGCCGCCATCAGCCTCGCCCAGTTCTTCGGCCTGATCTGGCTGGCGCGCGCCCCCAGCGGTGCCTGGTTGCTACCCCTCTGGGCACTGGCCATCGCCCTGTCACGCACCCTGATCGGCATGCACTGGCCGCTGGATGTGCTGGCGAGCGCCCTGCTCGGCAGTGTCACCGCCCTGCTGGGGGCCCGCTGGTGGCTGCATCGCTACTGACAAGCGCAGTGAGCGCCGCGCGCCAATGACAACGGGCACCCCAGGGTGCCCGTTTTGATCTCCGCCGTGCGGGTTATCAGCCCTTGCTCTGCCAGCCTTCCGGGTACTTGTAGCCCTTGAAGCGCTGCTCCGCATAGGTCTTGAACGCCGCGGAGTTGTAAGCGTCGATCACGTCCTTGGCAAACGGCTTGCCCGCATCGGCGCTCTTCACCACCACCCAGTTGATGAAGTCGTAGCTGCGCTCGAGGAAAAGTCCGGAGCTGAACGGGATGCCGCTGGAGGCGGCGAAGTTGCCGTTGATGACGGAGAAGTCCACATCTTCCCGGGAGCGAGGCAGCTGCGCCGCTTCCAGCAGCACCAGCTTGATCTCGTGGGGATTTTTCACCACGTCGAACTCGCTCGCCTTCAAGGGATTGATCCCCTCTTTCAGGGTCAGCCAGCCGAGATCCTGCAACATCAACAGGGCACGCGCCTGGTTAGTGGGGTCGTTCGGGATGGCGACCGTGCTGCCCTCGCCCACCTCGGCGAGCTTGCCCTTCTTGCCGGAATAGAGCCCCATGGGGCCGGTCGGCACCTGGGTGATGGGGCTCAGCGACAGGCCCCTGTCCTTGGCGAAGCTCTCCAGATAGGGCTTGTGCTGGAAGCAGTTCACATCCAGCGAGCCGTCCGCCAGGGCGATGTTGGGAGTCACGTAGTCGGTAAACTCCACCAGTTTCACCTTGTAGCCCTTGGCTTCGAGCTGCGGCTTGATGGAGTCGGTCACCATGTCGGCAAAGTCCCCGACCGTGGTACCGATGACGATCTCCTTCTTCGCCTCATCGATGGCAAAGGCGGACAACGGCAGAGTGCTGGCGAGCAGCGCAAGGGCGGAAAGGGTGAAGAAGGAACGACGCTGCATGGGGACTCCCTGTCAAAATAATCATCGAAACGGTGGCCGGGTTGGGTAAATCGCCCTGAAGGCAAACCACCACAACCATCTAGCCATCCAAATGGCTAAGTGAGGCCACCATAGCAGAGCTTTTCCCCTTCGCCAAGCAACAAAACCGGATGAGCTTGCCCGAATGATGGAGAAGCCTGTCCCCCTTCCCCTGAGGCATGAGCCAGGAAAATCTTTGATAAGAGACACAGTTATGCATTTTACTCTCCCCCACCAGCGTCGAAAGTGTCTTATGGTAGCGATGGGGCACCCAGTGCCTGGTGGATCTCCCCTTATCGTCGCCTAGGCGGCAACCGACCCTCCAACCCCACAAGGAGCAGCAGTGTTCGATCATGTCGAGATCAAGGTGGTGCACTTCGATGACTGCCGACGCTTCTACCAAACCGTGCTGGTTCCCCTGTCCATAGAACTCAAATGGGCAGATGAGATGGCCGCCGGTTTTGGCCGGGTTAACCATGACAAGGTGAGCTTTCTCATCGAGCAGGGTGAGCAGAGCACGCCCTGCCACCTCGCCTTCGCTGCCAACGGCCAGGCTCCTGTGGATGCGTTCCACCGGGACGGGGTGGCGGCAGGCTTTCGCTGCAACGGGCAACCGGGGCTGAGGCCCCACTATGCCCCCGGCTACTACGCCGCCTTCCTGCACGATCCGGACGGCAACAATATCGAGGCGCTCGCCTATCTGGATGACAAACAACAGGGTCCGGCAGTGGCCTAGAACTGTGAGATTTGAACCAACGAAAAGCCCCGCACTCATGAAGTGCGGGGCCTGGAAACTACACATCGGCTTGTCTTGCGCGGTTATTTGACCGCCTTGCTGGCGTTTTCCATCGCCTGCTTCTCGGCGGCGCCGAG containing:
- the dedD gene encoding cell division protein DedD translates to MASKFQNRLVGTVILVALVVIFLPDLMDGNKLEQKDEAFANIPLRPELEPAKPELQVSAASTLPAEHAASQQQAAAAQQWQVEEIGNTVTLADNGQQPAAQPVQQPATAPVTQPVAQPKPVVVAQKPVEQPKPKPVPPKPVEVKKPEPSKPQVGQIKTMDDLIASKMTTATPAPAAAPAQGSWILQLGAFKNADSVNALVSKLRAAGYSAQTSPRTPVQGQITRVFIGPDVSKAKLQGMQSKISQMTGLGGSVVAYNP
- the folC gene encoding bifunctional tetrahydrofolate synthase/dihydrofolate synthase, translating into MSSQMQSSQSRSLSDWLSYLEQIHPVNIDMGLDRVGAVARRMGLTELPFKVVTVAGTNGKGSSCAMAASILMAAGYKVGVYSSPHLLRFTERVRLDGAELPDEEHCAAFAAVEAARAEIALTFFEFATLAGLWLFCRAAPDVLLLEVGLGGRLDATNVVESDVAMITSIALDHCDWLGDTREAVAVEKAGVYRKGKPAISGEPNPPATIASEAHRLGACLRQVGVDFHGDEQGDHWDYHGLHHWQGLPKPALPLMNAVTVLAALESLGLPLPEAAIRQGLADARLAGRMQRLQQDPLVIVDVAHNPHSAAYLASQLRQIPCSGKRRAVVGMLKDKDMAGSLAELTGLIDEWYLASLHGPRAAASAQLAAALHEQGPGAQFASVTEAYGAALAASSPDDMVIVFGSFYTVAEVLATKA
- the accD gene encoding acetyl-CoA carboxylase, carboxyltransferase subunit beta, which gives rise to MSWLEKILPKSKITTPRRHNIPEGVWTKCTSCEQVLYRAELERNLEVCPKCDHHMRISARARLESFLDVEGRSEVAAELEPQDILKFKDSKRYKDRLSAAQKETGEKDALVVMKGTLKGVPVVACSFEFSFIGGSMSSVVGARFVRAVEESIKEGRGLVCFSTSGGARMQEALFSLMQMAKTSAALDRLTKAGLPFISVLTDPTMGGVSASLAMLGDINVGEPKALIGFAGPRVIEQTVREKLPEGFQRSEFLLEKGAIDLIIDRREMRDRLAGLLAKLMNTHVIEE
- the truA gene encoding tRNA pseudouridine(38-40) synthase TruA, coding for MRIALGIEYDGSRYFGWQRQREVISVQEELEKAISRIANHPVSIQCAGRTDAGVHGTGQVIHFDTESNRAESAWTLGLNSNLPPDIGVRWVKEVDENFHARFSATARRYRYIIYNHNYRPAILGSGVSHYHETIDAALMHQAGQSLLGEHDFSTFRAIACQSNTPWRNVTHLCVSRSGPYIVLDIKANAFLHHMVRNITGSLLLVGQGQKPVEWIAEVLAQKDRNLAGPTAKAGGLYLVDVDYPAEFGLPQLPLGPLWLPDSAPGTTSF
- a CDS encoding FimV/HubP family polar landmark protein, which produces MGHSRITLATLLALGLLGTVQADDGGREPFFVELKGPDGSPPPAVQPQPQAQPVAPVTLPKVQPIVRQVPSTQAGSYGPVRSTDTLWSLASKHRPSNRVTVYQTMVAIYDKNPRSFADGNINHILVGSRILLPTAAEAGRITDAEARRRFNSDNASWKGLSPKYLASKQAETAKAHPKAAAVPAKAPVAKAAPLPVAPKVTSPQPASEVKAIAKTAEPVVTPVSAAAGTAPAPLPADVAAPVGKPSTEMALALEDANAQLGQVTEMNHRLKLRLQSLTEEVETLKAQLQDQTALQKEVAELKAQPVPPVVAPEPKQNWVMELLSSPLNLAMIILLPVLLVLALVTLWLRARARRELEEQEKSLSESTAMVMGDENSEFDQLMTVGIADDEPMRPMPDLNGPEAERALDEGQGKNDVIFSDDGELALSAFDVEPAVTTANRDPDLVPELDLAHEGDFDIESEPDLDLSREFDAPKRAADEVMSEEELQAALFADLDADLDADAATVSDGAQRSRDDDPANFDLSDFESAFDEPVDDKAVAPKDAAAYGKSDVDDMLAELGLEPEPKPAAKPMPQDAWDPNELALADFEDAFTEVEPHAEQPHEVKPREQAQANDFVEIDKLLAEANASNAEQEPYQGFSLDVGLDGFPEVLPESTGFDVDADDGGVGAKLDLARAYLEIDDKESARELLQEAAAQGSEHQRNEAEKLLKRLG
- a CDS encoding aspartate-semialdehyde dehydrogenase produces the protein MSQQFNVAVLGASGAVGEAMIEILEERAFPVATLYPLASSRSAGDTVRFGGKNVEILDVEEFDWSQVQIALFSAGAEVSAKWAPIAAEHGCIVIDNTSCFRYDEDIPLVIPEVNPDALADFRNRNIIANPNCSTIQMLVALKPLQDEVGIARINVATYQSVSGSGKEGVSELAGQTAHLLNGRPVEPSLYPQQIAFNLIPQIDAFTDNGYTREEMKMVWETQKILGDASIAVNPTCVRVPVFYGHAEAVHVELHQPLDAEQVKDLLRNAPGVTLFDDDADYPTPVRDATGKDEVLVGRVRQDISHPSGINMWIVADNVRKGAATNSVQIAELLVRDYL
- a CDS encoding 4-phosphoerythronate dehydrogenase — protein: MKIVVDENMPHARELFAEFGEVIPLPGRQISAADLQDADVLLVRSVTRVDASLLANCPRLGFVGTATIGRDHVDSALLAARGIPFFSAPGCNKYSVGDYVISALLVLAERHELTLSEMSLAVIGAGNTGECVAGKAEALGMRVLRCDPPRARAASAGEATHFVDYQTALGADIVSFHVPITHGGPDATFHLLGEREIATLPAGKFLINAARGEVWDNQALLARQQGDAPLRLVMDVWEGEPKPLRALVPYTELATPHIAGYSLEGKARGTWMLYQALCQQLGRPPRQDLQALLPAPEVRELTPGVATDQALLKQLVHLIYDVRRDDARFRNRLHQAGSFDEQRKQYPERREFSSLRLTGPFAGDALARLGFTIQPD
- a CDS encoding phosphatase PAP2 family protein; the encoded protein is MPTSSSSLPRRQVLRFSAALILPLALLACLPWHPFLSDALQSAWLWWPYALSRMVDIPGIAISTLGLVLLTRHKLTLSLPALLALCATLFAVLAGDWLIKSLIKQLTEEPRPYLLWLAGQNLIPDIRQFYEGSSALRTEQVHAASQLLALPAWLGNHWQGGVNYAFPSGHSIAAISLAQFFGLIWLARAPSGAWLLPLWALAIALSRTLIGMHWPLDVLASALLGSVTALLGARWWLHRY
- a CDS encoding MetQ/NlpA family ABC transporter substrate-binding protein; amino-acid sequence: MQRRSFFTLSALALLASTLPLSAFAIDEAKKEIVIGTTVGDFADMVTDSIKPQLEAKGYKVKLVEFTDYVTPNIALADGSLDVNCFQHKPYLESFAKDRGLSLSPITQVPTGPMGLYSGKKGKLAEVGEGSTVAIPNDPTNQARALLMLQDLGWLTLKEGINPLKASEFDVVKNPHEIKLVLLEAAQLPRSREDVDFSVINGNFAASSGIPFSSGLFLERSYDFINWVVVKSADAGKPFAKDVIDAYNSAAFKTYAEQRFKGYKYPEGWQSKG
- a CDS encoding VOC family protein is translated as MFDHVEIKVVHFDDCRRFYQTVLVPLSIELKWADEMAAGFGRVNHDKVSFLIEQGEQSTPCHLAFAANGQAPVDAFHRDGVAAGFRCNGQPGLRPHYAPGYYAAFLHDPDGNNIEALAYLDDKQQGPAVA